The following proteins are encoded in a genomic region of Comamonas resistens:
- the eda gene encoding bifunctional 4-hydroxy-2-oxoglutarate aldolase/2-dehydro-3-deoxy-phosphogluconate aldolase → MAAQITALSLMQDAPVIPVIVLHSTEHAVPMAEALLAGGIHVLEVTLRTPQGLACIEAIAKAVPQAIVGAGTVRNAADAAAAANAGARFAVSPGYTSALGQACRKLNLPLLPGVATSSEIMAAQEDGFGELKFFPAVQSGGIQMLKAWQGPFGDVRFCPTGGISPANAAEFLALSNVVCVGGSWLVPGSALENGHWSQITDLAQATHKLRA, encoded by the coding sequence ATGGCTGCTCAAATAACGGCTTTGTCCCTGATGCAGGATGCACCGGTGATTCCGGTCATCGTGCTGCACAGCACGGAGCATGCAGTGCCCATGGCCGAGGCCCTGCTGGCTGGCGGCATACACGTGCTGGAAGTGACCTTGCGCACCCCGCAGGGCCTGGCCTGTATAGAAGCCATTGCCAAGGCCGTACCGCAGGCCATTGTGGGTGCAGGCACCGTGCGCAATGCCGCCGATGCAGCGGCGGCAGCCAATGCAGGTGCCAGGTTTGCCGTCAGCCCCGGCTATACCAGCGCGCTGGGCCAGGCCTGCCGCAAGCTCAATCTGCCCTTGCTGCCCGGTGTTGCCACCAGCAGCGAGATCATGGCGGCGCAGGAAGACGGTTTCGGTGAGCTGAAGTTCTTCCCCGCCGTACAGTCCGGTGGCATCCAGATGCTCAAGGCCTGGCAAGGTCCATTCGGCGATGTGCGCTTTTGCCCCACGGGCGGCATCTCTCCCGCCAACGCAGCCGAATTTCTGGCGCTGTCCAATGTGGTCTGCGTGGGCGGTTCCTGGCTGGTACCAGGCAGCGCCCTGGAGAACGGGCACTGGTCGCAGATCACCGATCTGGCCCAGGCCACGCACAAGCTGCGCGCATAA
- a CDS encoding TRAP transporter small permease, producing MSHDNKAESAKKPLAKRLAEGLMVLALAGMVVAVFVNVVLRYVFHTSIVSYEEISRLLFVWLVAVGAIVAAFEGSHLGFDMVTSRVGPGTHKALFWLSQLLIAACMALLLWGSWEQVVAGWNSYSTVLGYPLALGAAATLVLAIGMLVVVVRDVLRGAPAESSETSVE from the coding sequence ATGAGTCACGACAACAAGGCTGAATCTGCGAAAAAGCCGCTGGCCAAGCGGCTGGCCGAAGGGCTGATGGTGCTGGCCCTGGCCGGCATGGTGGTAGCCGTCTTCGTCAACGTGGTGCTGCGCTATGTCTTTCACACCAGCATCGTCTCGTACGAGGAAATTTCGCGCCTGCTCTTTGTCTGGCTGGTCGCCGTCGGCGCGATTGTTGCGGCCTTTGAAGGCTCGCACCTGGGCTTTGACATGGTGACCTCCCGTGTCGGACCCGGCACCCACAAAGCGCTTTTCTGGCTGTCGCAGCTGTTGATTGCCGCTTGCATGGCCTTGCTGCTGTGGGGCTCCTGGGAGCAGGTGGTCGCGGGCTGGAACAGCTACAGCACCGTGCTGGGCTACCCGCTGGCGCTGGGCGCTGCGGCCACGCTGGTGCTGGCCATTGGCATGCTGGTGGTGGTCGTGCGCGATGTGCTGCGCGGCGCCCCGGCCGAATCTTCCGAAACCAGCGTGGAGTAA
- a CDS encoding TRAP transporter large permease, producing MVVTLIFLSVLIGGMVIGMPIAHSLVLTGVALMWYLDFFDTQLLAQNLQAGFDNFPLLAVPFFILAGELMNAGGLSRRIIDLARAFVGHIPGGLGYVAIGAAVLLASMSGSAIADTAALATILLPMMRDQKYPDSYSAGLLASGGIIAPIIPPSMPFVIYGVTTNTSISKLFLSGVVPGLFMGAFLIAAWWFIARKYQLSSGERVDWGTRIKALFKSFWAMMMPVIILGGLKGGVFTPTEAAVVAAVYALFVSMVVYREMSWHKLYEVFLAAAKTTAVVMFLCGAATVTAYMITLADLPNMLADSFAGLLDKPVLFMAVMMIFLLIVGTAMDLTPTILIFGPVCAPLAVKAGIDPVYFGFMFIYVGCIGLITPPVGTVQNVVAGVGKLRMETVIKGTNPFLMVYVLLAALFVLFPQLVTAPLKWMH from the coding sequence ATGGTTGTGACCCTGATTTTTCTGTCCGTGCTGATTGGCGGCATGGTGATCGGCATGCCGATTGCCCATTCACTGGTGCTGACCGGCGTCGCGCTGATGTGGTATCTGGACTTTTTCGATACCCAGCTGCTGGCGCAGAACCTGCAGGCCGGTTTCGATAACTTCCCGCTGCTGGCCGTGCCGTTTTTCATTCTGGCCGGCGAGCTGATGAATGCGGGTGGCCTGTCGCGCCGCATCATCGATCTGGCGCGCGCCTTCGTCGGCCATATTCCCGGCGGCCTGGGCTATGTGGCCATTGGCGCAGCCGTGCTGCTGGCCTCCATGAGCGGCTCGGCCATTGCCGATACGGCAGCTCTGGCCACCATCTTACTGCCCATGATGCGCGACCAGAAGTACCCCGACAGCTACAGCGCGGGCCTGCTGGCCTCGGGCGGCATCATCGCCCCCATCATCCCGCCTTCCATGCCGTTCGTGATCTACGGCGTCACCACCAACACCTCCATCAGCAAGCTGTTTCTTTCGGGCGTGGTGCCGGGCCTGTTCATGGGCGCGTTTCTGATTGCGGCCTGGTGGTTCATTGCCCGCAAGTACCAGCTGTCCTCGGGCGAGCGCGTGGACTGGGGCACACGCATCAAGGCCCTGTTCAAAAGCTTCTGGGCCATGATGATGCCGGTCATCATTCTGGGCGGCCTGAAAGGTGGCGTATTCACGCCTACCGAGGCCGCCGTGGTGGCCGCCGTCTACGCGTTGTTCGTCTCCATGGTGGTCTACCGCGAGATGAGCTGGCACAAGCTCTATGAAGTCTTTCTGGCTGCCGCCAAGACCACGGCCGTGGTGATGTTCCTCTGCGGCGCCGCCACCGTCACCGCCTACATGATCACGCTGGCCGATCTGCCCAATATGCTGGCAGACAGCTTTGCCGGCCTGCTGGACAAACCCGTGCTCTTCATGGCCGTGATGATGATCTTCCTGCTGATCGTGGGCACGGCCATGGACCTGACGCCCACCATCCTGATCTTCGGCCCGGTCTGCGCGCCGCTGGCGGTCAAGGCCGGCATCGACCCCGTGTATTTCGGCTTCATGTTCATCTATGTGGGCTGTATCGGCCTCATCACGCCGCCCGTTGGCACGGTGCAGAACGTGGTGGCCGGCGTGGGCAAGCTGCGCATGGAGACCGTGATCAAGGGTACCAATCCCTTCCTCATGGTCTATGTACTGCTGGCCGCCCTGTTCGTGCTCTTCCCTCAGCTGGTGACCGCACCGCTCAAGTGGATGCACTGA
- the cydX gene encoding cytochrome bd-I oxidase subunit CydX has protein sequence MWYFAWLLGLPLAAAFAVLNAMWYELTDDEVTRRRILEETNSLPEA, from the coding sequence ATGTGGTATTTCGCCTGGTTGCTGGGACTGCCGCTGGCAGCGGCCTTTGCGGTGCTCAACGCCATGTGGTATGAGCTGACGGACGACGAGGTGACTCGCCGCCGCATTCTTGAGGAGACCAACTCGTTGCCAGAAGCCTGA
- a CDS encoding TRAP transporter substrate-binding protein: protein MRIKFAITGLAAMLLAAGAVQAQDFKPRLVRFGYGLVEDSNQGRAVRMFAKEVEKATGGKMKVRAIGNASLGSDTQMQQALIGGAQEMMVGSTATLVGLAPEMAVWDTPFLFANTKEADAVLDGPVGEKVKATLEPKGMVGLVYWENGFRNLTNNKRPIAKLEDLQDVKLRVMQNNVFLDSFKALGANAVPLPFSELFTALETKAVDGQENPFNTVLSSKFYEVQKYLTVSNHVYSPWIVTVSKKWWDTLSPAEKKVLQDAAIKSREFERKDTREEAAKALAEIKTKGMQVNELPSAEAGRMRDKLAAVNAGIAKSVGQGTWDSVQAAVKQARAK, encoded by the coding sequence ATGCGTATCAAATTTGCAATCACTGGCCTCGCGGCCATGCTGCTGGCCGCCGGTGCCGTTCAGGCCCAGGACTTCAAGCCCCGCCTAGTGCGCTTTGGCTACGGTCTGGTCGAAGACTCCAACCAGGGCCGCGCCGTGCGCATGTTTGCCAAGGAAGTGGAAAAAGCCACGGGCGGCAAGATGAAGGTGCGCGCCATCGGCAATGCATCGCTGGGCTCGGACACCCAGATGCAGCAGGCGCTGATCGGCGGTGCGCAGGAGATGATGGTCGGCTCCACGGCCACCCTGGTGGGCCTGGCCCCCGAGATGGCGGTCTGGGACACGCCTTTCCTGTTTGCCAACACCAAGGAGGCCGATGCGGTGCTGGACGGCCCCGTGGGCGAGAAGGTCAAGGCCACGCTGGAGCCCAAGGGCATGGTCGGCCTGGTCTATTGGGAAAACGGTTTCCGCAATCTGACCAATAACAAGCGCCCCATCGCCAAGCTCGAAGACCTGCAGGATGTGAAGCTACGCGTGATGCAGAACAACGTCTTCCTCGACAGCTTCAAGGCCTTGGGCGCCAATGCCGTGCCCCTGCCCTTCTCCGAGCTGTTCACGGCGCTGGAAACCAAGGCCGTTGATGGTCAGGAAAACCCGTTCAACACCGTGCTGTCGAGCAAGTTTTACGAGGTGCAGAAGTACCTGACCGTTTCCAACCATGTCTACAGTCCCTGGATCGTGACGGTCAGCAAGAAATGGTGGGACACGCTGAGCCCGGCCGAAAAGAAGGTGCTGCAGGACGCGGCCATCAAGAGCCGCGAATTCGAGCGCAAGGACACGCGTGAGGAAGCGGCCAAGGCCCTGGCCGAGATCAAGACCAAGGGCATGCAGGTCAACGAACTGCCCAGCGCCGAAGCGGGCCGCATGCGCGACAAGCTGGCGGCCGTGAACGCCGGCATTGCCAAGTCCGTGGGTCAGGGCACCTGGGATTCGGTGCAGGCAGCGGTCAAGCAAGCTCGCGCCAAGTGA
- the edd gene encoding phosphogluconate dehydratase: MAIHPVLSQVTQRIQQRSQASRADYMAQVNAMAARAPQVRSMGCANVAHAFAALPGADKIRIVEEKGPNIGIVTAYNDVLSAHAPFAHYPDILKDEARRHGATAQVAGGVPAMCDGVTQGMPGMELSLFSRDAIAMSTAVALTHDTFDAALMLGVCDKIVPGLLIGALHFGHLPMVFVPAGPMTSGLSNSEKARVREQAAQGLVGRKELQAAENAAYHDQGTCTFYGTANSNQMLLEAMGLHVPGTAFINPAEAERELLTREAMCTVLSITHGKRFAPIGHIVDERCIVNAMVALLATGGSTNHLIHWVAVARAAGILIDWDDFEQLSAVVPLLARVYPNGAADVNQFQAAGGPGYVIAQLLQAGLMHGDVLTVRPEGLAAFARIPHVENGALRWKDAGASGDDSVLRPASRPFSPTGGLKLLKGNLGRSVIKISAVPEDRHTLRAPAWVFDSQDELQAAFKSGALEHACQSNGFNGVVCVVRWQGPQANGMPELHKLTPPLAVLQGKGYTVALVTDGRMSGASGKVPAAIHLSPEALAGGPLARVQSGDIITMDAPSGLLQAEVAEADWNARPLATMPAELQQANHRGLGRELFAGFRRNALSAEEGACTWLLK, from the coding sequence ATGGCAATCCACCCCGTTCTGTCCCAGGTAACGCAGCGCATTCAGCAGCGCAGCCAGGCCAGCCGTGCGGACTATATGGCCCAGGTCAATGCCATGGCCGCGCGAGCGCCGCAGGTGCGCTCCATGGGCTGCGCCAATGTGGCCCATGCCTTTGCCGCCCTGCCCGGCGCCGACAAGATTCGCATCGTCGAGGAAAAAGGGCCGAACATCGGCATCGTCACGGCCTATAACGATGTGCTCTCGGCCCATGCGCCGTTTGCGCATTACCCCGATATTCTGAAAGACGAGGCCCGGCGCCACGGCGCCACGGCCCAGGTGGCCGGCGGTGTACCCGCCATGTGCGACGGCGTGACACAGGGCATGCCCGGCATGGAGCTGAGCCTGTTCAGCCGTGACGCCATCGCCATGTCCACCGCAGTGGCGCTCACGCATGACACTTTCGATGCGGCCCTGATGCTGGGCGTCTGTGACAAGATCGTTCCCGGCCTGCTCATCGGTGCCCTGCACTTCGGCCATCTGCCCATGGTGTTTGTGCCGGCCGGCCCCATGACATCGGGCCTGTCCAACAGCGAAAAAGCCAGGGTGCGCGAGCAGGCCGCTCAGGGCCTGGTAGGCCGCAAGGAACTGCAGGCAGCAGAAAACGCGGCCTATCACGACCAGGGCACCTGCACCTTCTACGGCACGGCCAACAGCAACCAGATGCTGCTCGAAGCCATGGGCCTGCATGTGCCCGGCACGGCCTTCATCAACCCCGCAGAGGCCGAGCGCGAGCTGCTCACGCGCGAAGCCATGTGCACCGTGCTCTCCATCACCCACGGCAAGCGCTTTGCGCCCATAGGCCATATCGTGGACGAGCGCTGCATCGTCAACGCCATGGTGGCGCTGCTGGCCACGGGCGGCTCCACCAACCATCTGATTCACTGGGTGGCCGTGGCGCGCGCCGCGGGCATCCTCATCGACTGGGATGATTTCGAGCAGCTGTCTGCCGTCGTGCCGCTGCTGGCCCGCGTCTATCCCAATGGCGCTGCCGATGTGAACCAGTTCCAGGCGGCAGGCGGACCCGGCTATGTGATCGCCCAGCTGCTGCAGGCCGGGCTCATGCATGGCGATGTGCTCACCGTCAGGCCCGAAGGCCTAGCCGCCTTCGCCCGCATCCCCCATGTCGAGAACGGCGCGCTGCGCTGGAAAGATGCAGGCGCTTCCGGTGACGACAGCGTGCTGCGTCCGGCCAGCCGCCCCTTCAGCCCCACGGGGGGCCTGAAACTGCTCAAAGGCAATCTGGGCCGCAGCGTCATCAAGATCAGCGCCGTGCCCGAAGACCGCCACACATTGCGCGCACCGGCCTGGGTCTTTGATTCCCAGGACGAGCTGCAGGCGGCCTTCAAATCCGGCGCGCTGGAGCACGCCTGCCAGAGCAATGGCTTCAACGGCGTGGTCTGCGTGGTGCGCTGGCAGGGGCCGCAAGCCAATGGCATGCCCGAGCTGCACAAGCTCACCCCGCCGCTGGCTGTGCTGCAAGGCAAGGGCTATACCGTGGCCCTGGTCACCGATGGCCGCATGAGCGGTGCCTCGGGCAAGGTACCTGCTGCCATCCATCTGAGCCCTGAAGCCCTGGCGGGCGGGCCGCTGGCCAGGGTGCAAAGCGGCGACATCATCACCATGGATGCACCCAGCGGCCTGCTTCAGGCCGAGGTGGCAGAGGCCGACTGGAATGCCAGGCCTCTGGCCACCATGCCTGCCGAACTGCAGCAGGCCAACCATCGCGGCCTGGGCCGCGAACTGTTTGCCGGATTCCGGCGCAACGCGCTGAGCGCAGAGGAAGGAGCTTGCACATGGCTGCTCAAATAA